The Primulina tabacum isolate GXHZ01 chromosome 1, ASM2559414v2, whole genome shotgun sequence genome contains the following window.
TAAAAACAGAGTTGAAATTGGTTATCTTGAGGGAAAAATATTTACAGTCACTGAAAGGATTAAAATGGTTTCTTTCAACTTCATCACACTGATCCTGAACATAGCTCAAACAATTGGCCAAGGATTTCATAACCATTTTATCAGAGTGATCATGAATACATATTAGAATCTACTCGTAAAATTTCTTTCTCATGGCACGTAACATACCTCTCAGTTTTGCGAAACTTCATTTTACGCCATATGCAGTAGACATGAGAGATAAAAACAACATTAGAATTTACAACAGGAGTACAAAAAACATGAAGGTATGCCCGTAATGAAAATAATTATAGTCCAAGCTTCTATATTAAGGTcctaagaaaaataaattatcaatTACTGCGAGCTTAATAAGCTGAAATTCTGATTTTCATAATTCATGGTCCTGCTAGTGGGATCAATAGGGATAACTGAACCAATAAATGCCATTCCAAGAAAATATTCTAATagaaataatttattcttgGTGCAATTAAACTGCTAAGTTAGAGAAGAATGTGACAGAAATATAATAGGTACATACTTAACAATTTCATAAGCATCATCCACGGTGTATCGTTCCCACTTGGTGTATGCGCCTTTCCACAAATTTGGATAGGTTGGCACTTCAAGAGGAAATGACTCTTCATCTATGATGTGCCAGTGTAGGACATTCTACTGAATGCAataaaaaacatatttatattccAGAGAGAAGGAAACAAATTGTTCAAACAAAGAGAACTGAAATGGTTATCAACGGGTCTCACAAGTTTGGCATATGACATAGAGTCTATAGCTTGCTTGATTATTTCAATTGGCAAATAGTGCCTTGAGGTATCTGCCAAAACATGAGAATGTTGCAGTCATTCATAAGAAAAGCAGTATAAGAATAACAATAGATTGTCGGTCAACAAAAGACTCCACTTACCAAGCAAGAGCCCACGGTATGTGAATCTCGGCTTATCCTGAATGTACCACGGCGCCTTATACAGTTCTATGTTTTTTGTTTCATAATCAAAATAACATAGCTGGCTCAATGTCTGGACAAACAGCATAATCAACTAAGTGAGAGGATAGCATTTAATTCAACATTTTTTTATCTCCTCCATATTTTCGTGAGACAGTAGGACTAAGCAAAAAAGGATTCAAGAAAAGCATTCTCGTCAACCCCTCTTCCGATCCACAAAATAAATCCCTAAGGCTTGTTTcttcattttccaaaaatacatataaattattttataattctTTTCCAGAAACACGTTCAACACACTTTTTCATTTCAATGTACAATCACTATGTTGATTCAAATTTTCACAACTCCCAGAAATAGGTCAttacaatattatatattaatccAAAATACTATATCTTCAAATTTAATATACCCagttgatattaatattaaaatatcaaaCATAACAATATGTTATAAAATGTTTATACTACAGCATGGCACCAGTCACCACTATGTGGAATTCGTAGCACGATTAAGGATCTTTAGTAAAACATCTATTTTTAATAACAAGCCAAcatacatcttattcacacaaAACACTTTCTCAAACTATTTCCCTGACATTCTCCCCCCAcaacaattaagaaaatgaaactaTCAAGATCTTCGTTTCAAAGTCATACAAACATGAAAATATAAATTCCTCACCCCCACTTTTGACACTTATCGTTGGTGTTTGGATTTATCAGTGATAATTCAAGAGAGTGTTTTTTGGAAATACGATCCTATGTTAACTAAGTTTTTGTTTTCTCAAGGAtgcattttttattataaatttcatAATATGCTAGAGTCTTTGGGTTTTTACTTACTTTTTGCTAGTGtgtacaaaatttaaaattttttacaaGAACGTATTGAAAAGAACAATAAAATAATAGGGTAATCATGTCAAGTAGCAAAAATTGAATTAATGGTAATGAAAACCTTTGGGGAATGAATTGAATGAAAATCTAGTCCTGGcaatgaataaaaataagatgataattttttatttccgtttgaaaatatttatgcgaAAAGAAAACCCAAAAACGCCATTCTTTTTCTGCCTCATTTACATGTGAATCTAGCAAACACATTTACAAGCAATCAACTATCACCACTTCTCCAGTACTGAATAAAACTGTAATTACCATACAACTGTATGGTGTGGACTACTTACCTCTAGGCCACGTATAGCCCCATAGACGGTATTTGCCTGCAACATGACAGAGTAGCTACGATTAGAAATTAACATTGGAATAGTGCCAGGGTGGGTGTTGAATAAGAAGCACAAAACAGCTTAGTTTTGGTACTTTAATGGACAACAATAAAAAGATGAAGCTGTATCCCGAATTCATGACATGGTAATTCATAACTACACTGACAAGTACAAAAAGATACAGAGTTCATTGAGCACAATAACATAAGCTTCATGTCCAGCAGCCATATGAATAATTCTATTTTAGAAAggaaaatgcataaataaatacaaTGATCTAGCCTATCTTGTAGTTCAATTCCATCACTAGGCAGTTAACATACatataaaatactaaaattggCCCCAACATAAATAGCCAGGAAAAATCAGAttgtctggctcaaatagatTCTCATATTCATTAATGAACTCTATGTGCAAGAAATGTATGTCGTAATTATATTCATTAATGAATTATCTGTGACTGGAAAACCCAGTACCATAAAATATATAACTTTCACCTCAATTGTGATTTCTCCAATGATCGACAGCTCATCTCTTCCCGCCACCATCAATGAGTAGCTTTCGTCAACTCCGAGTTGAAGCTACAACACCCAAAcccagaaaaaaaaattgtaaagaAGCTGGAATCAAAGAAGCAagctttatataaaaaaaaaaaaaaaaccattgaAAACACCTCTTCATCCTCTGAATGAACGATGACATTGACTTTCGTAAGATCATAGTCAACCCCAATCTTCGGAAACCTAAAACTGTGCTCGAAGAtgatgcttttatatctgttgaAGGCTTGCGTTACAATGGGAGAACCGCCACCATTCCCGCTGGTAACAAGCGACAGATTGGGGTCTACGTTGAGAGTTTGATTGCCGAAAGTGTAATTCCAAGGCAGTGGCCAAATATAGGGGATAGAGTCTGCCTCCCCATCATCGAGCTGCTGTTTGAGCTTCCGATTGGTTGAACTGCGACCCAGGCAAGGCGAAAACAGTAGCAGAACCAGTAGAGGAAGGAGATAGCCATAGCTGTTAGGGCTTGAAGAGTGAAGATTCATTTTGCTCGGAAATGAAGAATGATTCGTTTACCAACCAACCACCAACCAACCAGAGAGAATATATTACAGCATTCGGAAAACTATCTTGTCTTGTCTCCGAATCATTGGAGTGGTATGAGTAAACTATATATAATGTGATGATGTGATGGGAGGAATCCGATATTTTAGTAGAGAGACTACATATTTCTATTTCAtcgaatatttatatatttttattttatatatttacgaATAGTTTATATTCACATTCAAATTCAAACAAATTTCTAGTCATTTTCGAATTCGAGCGTGTCGTCTTCGTGTTTTTTATTCAAGAACAATTAAGTAAGTGAGCttatgttttaaaatgaatatgtaTGTTTTAAAGTGATCGTTCACAATATGATTTGTTTTTCGATTCGTTTCGTTTTGTTAAAGTTTTACATATAAGAGATTAATCAACATCGTGGCTTATGAAATGAATTGCAATGATGTTGTTTCTTATTATATCAGACTAAGTTCAAATTCATGTTATGATTATGTCGTGTTTGTGAATTTAGAAAGtacatatgtatgtatatattgttCAGTGCTCGATCAATCATATTTGCCGAGTATTTCACAAAATACTCACCACTTATATTCTCACTCTAGATAAAAACAAGAAACAAATCGAGGAAGATGAACATGAATATTTTTGGGATGATGTACAAGCCACTTAAATCAAGACCAATCATGTCATTccatttttatttatgttttcatGTTTTACATTTTCACATTTCGTTTAAGTTTTAATTACATGGTTAAGACATTAGtatgatttattatataaattggTTTTTGACAAGATTTGTATTACGAGACTTGTTCTTTACACTTGTGTTATTGTTAAACAACTCTAATATCAATATGCTTCGGTCTAAGGTCGACTTTCAATTGTTTTAATATAAACTATTAATTtagttattttataaataatcaaataaaaagATTTTGCTTCGATCTCTCTTGATCCAGGAATAACGACATAAATTAAATGTCCTATCCAAATCAAAGAACTTAAGTAATTACTATTATCACTCTAGAAATAGAAATGACGACCGAGTAAAAAACATTGGATTGATAATGTTATAAATTTTGGTAATTTAATTCATCTCTAATCTGGTTATCAAGTTAATTGAAatatatcaataacataagGATGTAAAATTCCAATTAGTATAGATATCGAGTCAAactatatataaaataacacttcaaaaataatcaaaacctTATTTTTCGCAAGTAACTACGATATCAATATCAAAATCTACAAGAGTAATCAACAAAAATGTAGTGGAAATATGATTGTttctttaatttaataatatgttGTCATCAATAATTTGTTATCATTGTCGAGTTTCCTTTTATTTTTCTCATATGTTTTTCAtgattgtttatttatttttgggtAATCACGTCGTGTAAAAATGTCATGAATTTCCGACTATTATTTATGACTTGTTTACCCAAAAAAGACGTAATTTTCtcacaataaatttataatttccaACAAATATGAAACTCGTATATTTGAATATGAAAATCTCTCGAGACCTAAAACAAaagcataatttcaaataacaaaagtagttaatttttttttacattctTTAGAAACATCATGCATTTTTTACACCAAAATAATAGAAAATCCAATGAAAAGCAACCAAAATTAAGCAACGCAGTTGATGTTATAATTGTTGCAGAATATGGATCATTTTCCTAGCACTTTGTTCTGTTACATgtgtataaaaataacaataatatacAGAGAGGAAGACAGAAAGGGCGCCATGGTGTTGACAACAATAACAAAAAGATTTAGATGTCCAACACCTTAAACGAGTCGGCCACCACTTTAAGTTGGTTCCGAAATCTTCTCCATCGTCTTTTGTTTGCGCCAACAATCAATGTATAGTATCTCCCTGCATTGACATGCATAGTTAATGTGAATAATAAATCAAATACACATGTGAGCATGCACACATATATATGCGTGTGTGTGTGCGCACGCATGATAAATCACGATACCGTTTCCGATTGCTATTGTTGCAAAAGCCGCTCGTGCAAAATTCGGAGACGTGAGTATGTATTCGAATGTGCAGTAGCTTCTACCATCGATATTTTTCTGCACCCACAAGTCATCTTTTATTAAATTAGGCATCACACATACAAAAAAGAACAAAGTCTATCATTGTTGAGATAGAAACAAAGATAGAAAATACAGACAAAGATATGAGACTTTTAATATATCACCTCTTGCATTCCCAATATGGTTGCAAATTGATTCGGTGCAGAGTAAATGTTGCTTGTTAAATTTTCAACAACCTTTTTCAGTAATAAACAAATTAAAGTCTTGTTAGAGAATAAAATTATCTCAAAGTAAACTAATCCATGTAACGCTCTGAAAATGATGTTAAACTTTACAGTAATTACCTCTTCCATTGAAGTTCCCAACTCATGGATATCAGTTTTATTAGTTGGTATAAAACTTAGTCTCACATTTTGCAATTGCAAATATCTGTCCTTGAACGCAGAATCGTGACCTAAGAACTCAAATTCCTGCATTGGAAATAGTAGAATTTTCCAACTACATAGTAACTATTTCATTAATGCATCAATCCTACAGAAAACAATTTCAGTGGCCACAACTTACTCTCCAGTCCGAGGGGTAAGAATATGAATACCCATCTATTTTGTCAACAAAAATTTGGTAATCCTCTGGTTTTCCTGTAGGGAAAAAAATAGTAGCATGGCATAATATTCAGATACAATTAATTAATTGTAGGGATATTCTTTGGTTAACTCTCACCCCAACTAAAAAAGATAGTTTAGAACCACCTCTCAAAGATAAATACAGCTCCACAATTTTTTATGGAGCCAATATAGACTCCCaacaaaattttgaacaaaataaTAGTAAGGTTTTAATGAAAAGCACGAACAAAAAGAGCTTCAATTCATTATCCAGTCACAATAGAATGTCGTGGGCATAAGCAACAGcatgaattaaattcataaTGATGGcagagtcaataaaattaacccaaataatcaaaacttaaaaaagTGTACTGTTCAGGATTTAATTAATGTGTTTCACCATTATAGGATAGACTTAACCTCATTATATCATCTAAATAATATAAGAGTAAGTTTTATGAGTAAATATGCCTTAAGCATGTACCTACAAGAAAAACTTACGCAATTATGCTTAAGTTTGATGCAAGATATCATTTTctgaattttaaatttactaTTCATGGAATTGAATtggaaattgtttttttttttgtgatggACAACACTTTTTATTTGCGTCAAAAACAAAATATCGCATACGAACCAATTTAACTGTATAAGAAGCTAATGAAGAGAGGTATTATGAATACCTAGTGCCGGAAGAGGGCTTGCTGATAATGAATTAACAGCTGTTAAGGCTCCTATTCCAACTACAACCATCCTCCTCTTACATTTTTCTGAAACTGTTGCACAAAATATAGAATGCACCTAAATAAGTTTTGTATCTCAGTGCTTGAAGCTGTAAAAGTATTATAAAAACGATTTTTTCCACTAAATTCCAAAAGTTCCTTTTTTTCCCTTCTTTTTTTCACATGGACTCTACCTTAGAGTACTGAAATACAAGAATTTAATACTAATACTGCTGGACCAGCAcaacaaaaactgaaactctagTAGAAAACAATATCAACTCATAATTGTTTCTAGGTTTTACCAAACTATCCATACATATATCCAAAGAGCCGTTACAAAAATCTTTAAGTACCGTGGGTATGAGATGGCCCTCATTTTCTTAACAGAATTGCAATCGGAGCTCACAATAGTAACTTCAATCAAAATTAATTATCACTTTCTTTCTTAGAGTCTTTGTTTTTCAACGTACTATTTGTATTGTTGGATCGAATAATAGGGGCCAGGTTTATAGCCCATGACCCAAATGTCATCCATATTTGAATGGAGTTGATAGAGAATAGATATGCTATTTATGTAGACATTTATCCTGGGTAAGATATGCCTTATACTAAAATAGAACACAATTTCATGCTCTCTACAAAAATGCTTTCAACggtgttgaggatcgggttgagtttagaaggggggttgaataaactcaatggccaacttattaaattatttcgaatgatgtgctaaaatcctgttagagattttaacgattcttgttcaagtatgaagaccagcagatcacaagataatgtgcggaaaacgatctgttggttagtgggtgaaaaataataaagccgaaaagcagtagatagcagcacaaggtttgtttctggaagttcgaagatgaatcttctacgtctccccttcttctgtttccagaaggtatcactaaaagactttggtgaatacagcacaacaattgtacacacccacttcaaccgGACTTATccttcgcctattgaaactcttagctttacaactcaacttcttgaatgatcttaagttctggaaaagactcttttccagttacaaattcttctatcaatgaaatagtgaagtgaatagcttgagaagatataacgaaaaatagctagcacaatatgatctcaatgatcaagagtatgcaatgaagcgtgtgctgttttttcagtgtttgagctctttagataactgaaagttctaacaatgctcgaatgatgtttttcaattcagatttttgttcaatgctACGTATTACTTCACGAAATCCTTCATCTCGatatataggctctattcaacgttcaaaaaccgaacggttcttttctttttggtggttcagctttattgcttaaaatggaccctgcagaatacatcaaaagtaatcagtcgcagttcataccaaaaatggtataccgtcttaaatgttcttgtatagcatttaatggcatttaatgaagcaataaatgctggtatcacgttaatagatcaacggtaatatttagagactttgagatacgcaagattctgttagtgtatatttcgaattttgtatccttctagttctggttttagctaagaaattatttaagcaggTTTTAGCGCGATATAAGTACTTCTGTtttacaacatctactggttctactggttttgaactaatccaacatctactggtttttccttagcatctccacaataaatttaattctaacaatttccccctttgtggtgatgccaaaacctagatgttctGTGTTAGTAAAATAGAGATAAGAACGGATTAGATAATCAAAACAATATCCAGAGAAAATCACACAaagcataaatataaaaaaaaattagtttgttcCAATATCCCTGAAGATGGCTTCATCTGGATTTTGATTCCTTCCAGTTGGTCTGCTGCTACTTGCTCCAGTTCTAtcgtcttccccctttttggcatcatcaaGAAGGACCCTAGCAAGTAATTCATCCATTCACCCAGATAAATTGTGAATTCCATTTGTAAGCATCTCCAGATAAAGAGTCTGATTAGAAACTCGATCATTAACAGCAGTGAGCGTTTGAGattgagaatcaatcttggcatccatcaGGTCCATGGTGGTGGAGATTGATCGAAACATTTCATCATGCTCGGTGATCCTAGTAAATATATCAGATTGAGCAAGCGCGATCTGACTGGAACTTTTGGATATGGCCTGTCGAAAGACGATGGTCTCAGCATGCATTTTACTCAGAGATTCCGCAGTGTTCTGTATTTCCTTAGACATGCGTTCTCGGAAGAATTGAGCATCATGAAATTCGGCGGCATTTTCATAAGATATCCGCTTGACAAAGTCTGAAAGATTTACAAGATCCCTTTGAAGAGCATCAATTTGGAATTCTAGATCAAATGGTTCCAtagctggggaaggagtccttgcTTGCAATCTTTGTTTAATTTCCTCCATTAGGGCAATGCGCTCAGGAGACTGCAAAGAAGGAATAGAGAATGGTACAGCTTCTGCTTGAGTCGTAACAGCTGgttctggttcagcagaaggtccTTCTGAAGCAGTAGACTGTTCTGTTGGCCCTTCGTCTGGTTGCTGCAAAACAGCAGCAGGTACAGATACAGCTTGTGGCTCAACAACAGAGGGTGAAGTATGCAACAAAGTTGCCATTTCAGCTTggtgagcttctgaaaaatgctcAAGTGCTGGAAGAGACGATGAAGCAGTAGTCATAACAGTAGCActggcagcagcagcagcagtagcagtagcagtagcagattCTGGAGAAGGATCAGTAGTAGTAGGAATAGCTTGAAGCAATTCATCTTGTGCTGTTTGGGTCTGCATAATCGATTCGATTACCTCATCAACCGATGCCAGAtcatgaacagaaatcagagaggatgattgagtaggaacttcttgaggtgcaggagtactagagaccttgACTTCAGGAGAAGCTTTGGTCGGTTCCTCAACTGTCTGATTCTTCAAAATTGCGGAGACAGAAGTGAGACTGAACTTTGGAGGCCGAGAAAAGGCCTTTTCCTTATTAGCAGTTTGCTCAGAaagaattgtcagctgctccgacaaaatttgaattgacattctggtcatgaaaagcagtaggacttgcagagtcaaaatttgactttaaggttttcagaacagtgtccatcttctgcattttgaatttttccagaatgtaattgcgacgatttatagcttctatcacatttcgtgtcccggcagcatcaaaaacctttttctcattttctactagtttgagcataaacaccagtagttttcaaaaatgtgatTGGGTGGTAGACACGTACCTTAAGCCAATcgtcaaaaaatttcatatcttcTCTGGTTGAGATTTCAACTTCTTCCAGATGTAGATTTATTGCTGTTTGAATGGTTGATGTTGCCACCGGTGACTGAGACAACTCAGTAAtcttttctttctctttttcagaagcagcagggactactggtttaaaagcagaagaaccagtagCAGATTCTCTAATGACCACACCAGAAGTTGGTCTGAAGCTTTGAGCAGGTGAGGGCCCTGATTCAATCGGTTTGGCTTTGGTGGATGAAACAACAGATGGAAAAACTTGGCGGAGAGGAACATTCTCCAGTTCAGACAGAaccgctgttttcttgatgcggattgttgtgcgaggcttcttcttagctggggtgggaggcagtgaagcttgctgagtgggtgctgctgattctccagattctgttttgtcagaatcagacaagacCACAACCCTTTTTCGtttaattttcttctgcccCTCAATTTGAGATTCTCCGATTTCCTTCTTAATGGCCACAAACTCACCAACGGTTAGCTTTGGCCTTAAAGCAAGCACGCTATCAGCATCAGTCATTGTTACcgaagagccatcctcttctgctgttctaggaaaaccagcatctttcaacatcttactgatttgcacagcaaatccagtacttttcctgagaatcatatccttcataatgcgaaacagaaaacgtccccaatccactttcttttctgatgtgatggccaccatcacttgaaccttttcttttgttagtttgtcaaaggttccagccttaactaacaaggctttgctactatatcagcgagtacctggtactcaattttcattagctttttgaagcaagagggtgaaagttcttctccagtggctgaAAAATTTGTCAAGGCGATGGACATGTCTTCCTTTGAAATGTCCGAGAGCTCGGAAAGGCCAGAAATCGGTAGGAAGAAAGTGGAACCCAGAAGTGCAGCATCAACAGAAATcgatgcatctccctgtgtataggtaatcttgccttccacaacttctgctttggcatagaaatccagaagaacagacttgtagataacagcaggtgattccaagaatattcgaagcccggacttttccaatgatttgaacatcttgacaagattctcatcttcatcactttcactcgaatggctttcagaaccagaagattcagaacttgagtctgcccatttgg
Protein-coding sequences here:
- the LOC142538248 gene encoding beta-hexosaminidase 1, with amino-acid sequence MNLHSSSPNSYGYLLPLLVLLLFSPCLGRSSTNRKLKQQLDDGEADSIPYIWPLPWNYTFGNQTLNVDPNLSLVTSGNGGGSPIVTQAFNRYKSIIFEHSFRFPKIGVDYDLTKVNVIVHSEDEELQLGVDESYSLMVAGRDELSIIGEITIEANTVYGAIRGLETLSQLCYFDYETKNIELYKAPWYIQDKPRFTYRGLLLDTSRHYLPIEIIKQAIDSMSYAKLNVLHWHIIDEESFPLEVPTYPNLWKGAYTKWERYTVDDAYEIVNFAKLRGINVMAEVDVPGHAESWGIGYPDLWPSPSCREPLDVSNNFTFDLISGILADMRKIFPFELFHLGGDEVHTDCWNSTPHVKQWLQDRNFTGKDGYKYFVLRAQEIAISFNWIPVNWEETFNSFAMDLNPKTVVHNWLGSGVCPKAVAKGFKCIYSNQGFWYLDHLDVPWDSVYYADPLEGITDASEKKLVLGGEVCMWAETADPSNVLQTIWPRAAAAAERLWSDESTLASVNSTVLPRLQNFRCQLTRRGVEAAPVRNSYARSAPDGPGSCYKQ
- the LOC142538257 gene encoding photosynthetic NDH subunit of lumenal location 1, chloroplastic; this encodes MVMTVSSLSPIASSKSFLNRLYAPCSMSVAAAAESARCDGNTCNHDKENVSEKCKRRMVVVGIGALTAVNSLSASPLPALGKPEDYQIFVDKIDGYSYSYPSDWREFEFLGHDSAFKDRYLQLQNVRLSFIPTNKTDIHELGTSMEEVVENLTSNIYSAPNQFATILGMQEKNIDGRSYCTFEYILTSPNFARAAFATIAIGNGRYYTLIVGANKRRWRRFRNQLKVVADSFKVLDI